Below is a window of Micromonospora chersina DNA.
CGCCGCCACCCTGCTCACCGACGCCGCCGGCAAGCCGCTCGTGGCCATCGTGCTGGACCTCGACGACTTCAAGCAGGTAAACGACCGCTACGGGCACGCCGCGGGCGACCAGGTGCTGGTCAGCGTGGCGCAACGGCTCGCCGCGTTCGCCGGGGACAACCTCGTCGCCCGGCTGGGCGGCGACGAGTTCGCCGGCCTGCTGGTCAGCCCGACGGTGGACCGGCGCTGGATCGAGCACGCCACCCGCCGGCTCTGCGAGGCGCTCGCCGCGCCGATCCCGCTGGGCGCCCGCAGCATCCGGGTGACCGCCTCGGTCGGGCTCGCCCCGGTGCACGGCCCGACCCAGCTCACCGACGCGCTGTGCCGGGCCGACGCGGCGATGTACCAGGCGAAGACGGTCGGCGCGGCCCGCGCGGCCCGCCAGCTCGTCGCCGAGTGCTGAGCCGGCCGGCCGGTCACCGGAGTCGCAGCCTGTGCCCCGACCGTGACCGGGCGCTGGTCAGCGCCAGCCGTAGCCGGCCCGCAGCGCCTGGCCCACCCGGTCGAACCGGCGCCGGTCCAGCACCGCGCCCTCGCGGCGGATGCTGTCCTCGCGCATGGTGAGCACCCGGTCCAGGCGGACCCAGCTCGGCCGCTGGTCCCGGTCCCACTCCCCCGGGCCCAGCGCCAGCCAGTGCCGCTGGCCGTCGCGGTCGCTCTGGCTGGACAGCATGAGCCCGAACAGCGTGCGGCTCTGCCGGCCCACCACCAGCACCGGACGGTCCTTGCCCTGGCGGGGGTCGTCCTCGTACGGCACCCAGGTCCAGACGATCTCGCCGGGGTCGGCCTGCCCGTCCAGCTCCGGCGCGTACGCCAGCTCGCGCCGCTGCAACGCGGTGACCTGGCGGCGCCGGGCGACCTGGGCCGGAATCGGCCGGGCGGTACGGGTGGGCGCGGCCGCGCCCCCGGCGATCCGGCCGAGCCGGGACGCCACGTTCCTCAACAGACCTGCCACGGCGGGCAGCCTAATCCGGGTCCCACCCGGGCGCGCGGCGGGGAGGACCCAGGGCAGCAATTGGGTTGTCCGACGGTGGCGCGCGGGTGACCATGGCCGGCATGGTGGGGGATCCCGGTGTGCGGACGCCGCTCCAGGGCGGGCTCCCGCCGATCGGCGCGGTGGTCGGCCCGGTGGTGGAGATCGCCTGTGACGAGTCCGGATTCTCGGGCACCAACCTGCTCCACTCGACCGCCCCCGTCATCACGCACGCGAGCGTCGACCTGGGCGTGGACGAGGCCGTCGGGCTGATCACCGCGCTGCGCTCCGGGTTCCGGTTCGCACCCCACGAGTTCAAGTCCGGGCAGTTCCTCCGCGGTCCGGGCGCGGCCGAGGCGCTGGAGTGGTTCCTGGGGGCGCTGTGGGGCCGCGCGTCCGTCCACCTGGTCGACAAGGAGTTCTTCCTCGTCACCCGGATCGTCGACCTGCTGCTGACCGAGCCGTCGTACGCGGCCGGCACCCGCCTGGCGCAGGAGCACCGGCCGGCCGCTCTCGCCCTGTACCGGGCCGGGCGCGCGGCCGGAAGCCAGTGGGACGTCTTCCTGGCGGCCTTCGTCGACCTGGTCCGGACCAAGCGCCGGCAACCGGACCACCGGATCGTGCAGCGGTTCTTCGACGCCCGGGACGCGCTGGCACGAACCGGCCTGGGCACCCGGGCCGAGGCCGTCCTCGACGGGCTCAGCACGGCCCACGTGTGGTCCGTGGTGACCAGGCTCGACAACGAGGACCGGTCGATCCCGCCACCGCTGGAACCGCTGCTGCCGGCGCTGGCGGAGACGGTCCTGACCTGGAGCGGCGGACGGCGGCAGGTGCTGGTGGTCCACGACGAGCAGAGCGCCCTCACGGCCGACCGGTTGACGCGTCTCCAGCGGGCGCTGGCCGATGACGGCACCGCGCCAGCGGCCGCCACGGTCGGGGCGTTGCCGGCCGGCGTGTCGCCCCTGGCCGGGCTCGTGATGGTCGACTCCCGCGACGATCCACGGGTCCAGGTCGCCGACCTCCTCGCGGGGGTGGCCCGGAGGTCGCCGGAGATCAGGAATGACGCCCTGCTCCAGCCGCTGTTGTCCCCGACGTCACTGCACGACCCCGAAGGGTGAGGCTCGCCGACGTCCGGGGCCACGGGACGACAAGGTGACTACCGGGCTGTCGTTGATCCGTCTCCGGGCGCCCGCCCGGCACCGCACACTGACCCCCATGAACCCTCCGGCCGCGTTCCTCGCCGATCCGCCGCAGAGTCCGTCGGTGACTGCCGCCTACGAGGGCGACCTCACCTCCGACGGTTACGTCAACAACCTCACCCGGGTCTGGTGCTGGCGTCCTGACGTGCTGGCGTCCTTCCAGGCCCTGCGGGCCGACCTCCTGGCCGGGTCGGGCCTGTCGCCCCGTGAGGTGGCCGTGCTTGTCGCCGCCACCGCCGCCGCCCGCGGCGACGCCTACTGCGCGCTGGCCTGGGGCGCCCGGCTGGCCGACCTCAGTGACGAGGCGACCGCGGCGCACGTGCTGCGCGGCGCCGACGGTGACCTGTCCGAACGGGAGAACGCGCTGGCCGCGTGGTCCCGTCAGGTCGTCCGGGATCCGAATGCCGCGACCGAGGCCCACGTGGAGCGCCTCCGCGCCGCGGGTCTCGGTGACCAGGAGATCTTCGAGGCGACCACGTTGATCGCGTTCCGGCTGGCGTTCTCCACCGTCAACGACGCGCTGGGGGCACGCCCGGATCCGCAGCTCGCCGAGAAGGCGCCCCGGCTCGTCCGCGAAGCCGTCACCTTCGGCCGCCAGGTCCAGTCGCACCCGGCCCCGGCTCCCAGGGACAGTGGCGTCGGGTGACGCGCGTGCCCGCGCCGGCAGCGCGGGCGTGGCCGGGTCAGGCGGGGCGGCGGGCCAGGACGAGGGTGGTGCGCAGGTCGAGGACGACGGTGCCGCCGAACCCGTCGATCGCCGCGCGGACCGCGGCGAGCACGCGGTCGCGCAGCGCGGGCGGGCGGCGTAGCTGCGGCGAGAACGTGCCGAGCAGCCGCAGGTAGGCCGCGGTGTCCAGCGGCAGGTCGCGGCGGAAGACCGGCACCCGCAGGTCGGTGAAGAGGCCACTGCCGGCGATGTCGTCGTGGAACCAGCCGTCGGGTCGGTCGTTCCGCTGGTGCGGGTCGACCGACTCGAACGCCGCCCGGATGGCGGCCCGCTGCCCGGGGTCGACGTAGTCGTAGCGGTGACCGAACACGGCGAGGGTGCCGCCGGGACGCAGGGCGTCGTGGGACCGGCGGTTGCGGGTGGCCGGGTCGAGCCAGTGCCAGGCCATGGCGCAGGCCAGCACGGACACACCGCCGGGCGGCGGGGTCCACTCCTCGAAGGGCGCGGTGACCACCTCGACCTGGGGGAAGCGTTCGGCCAGCACCCGGGCCATCCGGACGTCGGGCTCGACGCAGGTCGTCGGCGCACCCAGGCCCAGCAGGGTGGCGGTGGCCAGGCCGCTTCCGGCGCCCACCTCGACCAGTGCGTCGGGCGGTCCGCCATGGTATGCCCGGATCGCCGCGACGATCTCGGCCGGATAGCCTGGGCGGGCCTCGTGGTAGGCGCCGGCCACCTCGCCGAAGAGCTGCGACATGACCGCCATCCTCGCAGCGCCGGCCGGTCGCCGCCGCCCCGTCGGGAGGAGTGCCGTGGATCCGGAGATACCCCGCGACCTGCCGCTGTTCGAGCGGACGGCCGTCCGGCTCGTGGTGCTGGACGACACCGACCGGGTGCTGCTGTTCCACACCCGCGACCCGGACCACCCCGTGCTGGGCACCTGGTGGGAACTGCCCGGTGGCGGGCTCGACCCCGGGGAGACGTACCTGGAGGCGGCGGTGCGGGAGCTGCGCGAGGAGGCCGGCATCGTGGTCGCGCCGGCCCAGGTGGGTGCGCCGACGTGGCGGCGGCGGGCCAGTTTCCGGCACCGGCAGCGGCGGCACCTCCAGGACGAGGTGGTGGTGGCGGTGCGGCTGCCCGGCCCAGGGCCGGACGTGGACGAGGCGGACCGGCTGGACTACGAGGTGGAGGACTATTTCGGGTTCCGCTGGTGGCCGGTGGCCGAGGTGGTCGCCGACCGGCCGCGCTGCTACCCGGGGCGGCTGCCGGAGCTGCTGCCGGCGTTCCTGGCCGGCGAGGAGATCGACGAGCCGTTCGAGTTGTGGTCGTGACCGGCGTGCCGGACGCGACGCCGACCGGCACAGTGGAGCGGTGAATCCTCTCCACGCACCCCTGGCCCACTACGCCGAGCGGCTGCACCGCGCCGCCGGCGACGCCCACCACGTCGCCTCGCCGCTGGGCGCCTGGCTGCTGCTCGCGCTGACCGGCCCGGCCGCCACCGGCGAGGCCCGGGCCGCCCTCACCGAGGCGCTCGGCACCGACGCGGACGACGCCGCCGCGGCGGCCCGCGCGCTGCTCGCCGAGCCGCACCCGCTCGTCGCCGCGGCCACCGCCCTGTGGGAGCGGACCCCGTTCGAGGAACTGGCCGCCTGGCGGGCCGCCCTGCCGGACCGCACCGAGCGCGGCCCGCTGCCGGACCAGGCGACGCTGGACGCCTGGGCCCGGGAGCGCACCGGCGGCCTGATCGAGCGGTTCCCGCTCGCCGTCGCACCGGACACCCTGCTCATCCTGGCCAGCGCGCTGGCCACGCGGGTGTCGTGGGCGGACCCGTTCCAGGTGGCGCCGGCCGCCGATCTGGGGGCCGGCAGCGCGTGGGCCGGCCGGCTGCGGCGGGTGCTGCGGACCCCGCCGTGGGGGCACCGCTGCTGGGTGGGGGCCACCGAGCGGGCCGGCGACGTCGCGGTGCACGCCGCGCCGGCCCGGCCGGCGGACGGCGGGGCCGGCCTGCTGGTGGTGTCGGTGGCCGCCGCGCCCGACGTGCCGGCCGCGGACGTGCTGGCCGCCGCCCAGGAGCTGGCCGCGACGGCCGCCACCGCCCCGGAGGGCGTCGAGCCCGGCCGGCGGTCGCTGTTCGACCTTCCGCTGGGCGAGACGCCGCTGTGGACGCTGCGGGAGGAACCGACCCGGACGTTCGCCGCGGACGGCCGGGTGGAGCACGCCTCGGCCGTCCTGCCCTGCTGGTCGGCGGAGAGCCGGCACGACCTGACTCCGGCCGGGTTCGGCTTCGACGGGGCCGCCCGGGCGCTGGGCGCGCTCCTCGGGCTGGCGGAGCCGCCGTTCGAGGCGGTGCAGTCCGCGGTGGCCCGCTTCGGCCGGTACGGCTTCGAGGCCGCCGCGGTGACCGCCTTCGGGATGGCGGCCGGGCTGCCACCGGAGGGCATCGCCCGGCTCGCGGAGCTGCGGTTCGGGCACCCGTACGCGGTGGTGGCGGTGGCCACCGACGAGGCGGGCGGTCCGTGGCACGGGCTGCCGGTCTACTCGGCCTGGGTGGCCGAGCCGGCGGAGCTGCCCGAGGACGAGGTGGCGGACCCGCCGGAGCAGTGGTGAGCGCGGGGGCCTCCGGTCGCGGCCGGAGGCCCCCACCCGCCTAGGCGGCGACCTTCTCCCGCTCCGCAGCCCGAGCGGCGAGCCGCCGTTCCCGCTCCTGCGCGCCGATGAGGTCGTCGGGCAGGGAGTCCTCGACCTCCAGGTCGAAGCGGCGCAGCAGCCGGATCGCGAAGCCGCCCAGGGTGATCAGGATCAGGACCAGCCCGAAGCAGACGTACGCGAAACCGATGCCGCGGCCCGGCCCGGTGCCGATCACCGCGCCCACCGACCCGGCGAGGGCCCCGCCCGGGGCGAGCATCGGCTCGAACAGGGCGGTGGCGCCCGGCGCGAGCAGCGCGAACCCGATGGGCAGCGTGGACCAGGCGATGGTCTGGTTGAGGCTGAACACCCGGCCGTGGAAGCGCTGCGGCACCTTGACCTGCACGATGGTCGCGTAGATCGACTGCGCGGTGGTCATGGCCATCGCGAGCCATGCCATGCCCACGCAGATCATCGCCACCGAGGCGTCCAGGCCGATGAGCACGCAGCCGATCGCGGTGCCCAGGTTGCCGATGAGCACGCCGATCATCCGCCGCTTGCGCGGGCCGCCCCAGAGCGACATGAGCACGCCGCCGGCCACCGCGCCGACCGCCTCGGCCAGTGCCACCTGGGCCACCTGGGTCGGGCTGCCGAAGGAGAGCACCAGCGGGGTGGCGAGCACCAGCGCGGGGGCGAGGAAGATGTTGCCCAGCGCGAAGTAGCCGAGCATCAACCGGAAGCCGCGGTGCTGCCAGGAGTAGCGCAGGCCGTTGGCGATGGCCACCAGCAGCCGTTCCCGGGGCCGCCAGCCGAGCAGGTCGGGGAAGCGGACCACGGCCAGGGTGAGCACCGCCACGACGTAGCTGGCCACGTCGATGAGCAGGATGCCCTTCAGCTCGATGGCGGCGAGCAGGCCGGCCGCGAAGACCGGCATGAGCAGGGTGGCCACACCGGTGGAGAGCTGGGTGATGCCCATGGCGTGGCCGAGGTAGCGCTTCGGCACGAGCTGCGGCACCGCCGACTGGAACGCGATCCGCTGGAACGACCCGGCGACCGAGCTGAGCGCGACCAGCAGGTAGATGTGCCAGAGCACCAGGTTGTCGGTCCACAGCAGGGCTGCCAGGACCAACTGGACGGATCCGGCCGCGGAGCTGGCCAGCATCATGATCCGGCGCCGGCTGACCCGGTCCACGATGGCGCCGGCCACCGGGAGCATGAACACGCCGCAGATCAGCGCGAGCGCCCAGAGCAGGCCGAGGTCGGCCACCGACCCGGTGCGGTTGAACAGCCAGATCGGCAGGGCGAACGCGGTCAGCGCCGACCCGGTGCTGGAGACGAGCTGCCCCACGGTGATCGCCAGGAAGCGGCCCATGCTGGGCTTGACCGTCTTGGCGGCCGGCCGCTCCGCGGCGCCGACCGCCAGCCGGTCGAGCACCGCCCAGCCGGCGTCCTCGCCCCGCGCCTGCGGGCCGAGGTCCGCGACGTCCCCGGCGACCACCGCCGGGTGCACCCGGGTGACGATCTCGGCCAGTTCCTCGGCGCGGTACTTCAGGAAGAAGTGCCCGGCCTGGTCGAGCACGACCAGCCCGAGGGTGTCGCTCAGGAACTGCCACTCGGCGTACCGCTCGCGGTAGTAGTCGGTGACCGGGTCCTCGGAGCCGACCACCGAGATGATCGGGGCGCGCAGCTTCGTGGCCCGCTGGTCGAGCAGTCGGGTGAAGTACTCCTCCGAGGCGCGGGAGTCGGCCCGCATGTTGCTGATGATGCGGTCGGCCTGCTCCGGGTCCAGCTCGTCGGTGTCCACGCCCATCGACTTGAGCCAGCTGGCGTAGTGCTTGTTGCTGCGCAGCTGTTCGAGGCGGTTGCGGGCGGCCGCGAAGAAGCCCTTCGGGCGGGCGAACGGGAACATCGCGCCGATGTAGACGGCGTCGAGGTCCCGCCCGGCCGCCTCGACCTTGCGGGCCACTTCGGCCACGATGGCGCTGCCCACGCCGCAGTGGCCGTAGAGGGCCAGCGGGCCCTCGACGCGCTCCAGGATCTCGTCGGCCACCCGGGTGGTCAGCTCGTCGAAGGGCAGCGCGTCCTCGCTGAGGCCGACGTCGTGGCCGGGG
It encodes the following:
- a CDS encoding type II toxin-antitoxin system PemK/MazF family toxin, which encodes MAGLLRNVASRLGRIAGGAAAPTRTARPIPAQVARRRQVTALQRRELAYAPELDGQADPGEIVWTWVPYEDDPRQGKDRPVLVVGRQSRTLFGLMLSSQSDRDGQRHWLALGPGEWDRDQRPSWVRLDRVLTMREDSIRREGAVLDRRRFDRVGQALRAGYGWR
- a CDS encoding class I SAM-dependent methyltransferase yields the protein MSQLFGEVAGAYHEARPGYPAEIVAAIRAYHGGPPDALVEVGAGSGLATATLLGLGAPTTCVEPDVRMARVLAERFPQVEVVTAPFEEWTPPPGGVSVLACAMAWHWLDPATRNRRSHDALRPGGTLAVFGHRYDYVDPGQRAAIRAAFESVDPHQRNDRPDGWFHDDIAGSGLFTDLRVPVFRRDLPLDTAAYLRLLGTFSPQLRRPPALRDRVLAAVRAAIDGFGGTVVLDLRTTLVLARRPA
- a CDS encoding carboxymuconolactone decarboxylase family protein — encoded protein: MNPPAAFLADPPQSPSVTAAYEGDLTSDGYVNNLTRVWCWRPDVLASFQALRADLLAGSGLSPREVAVLVAATAAARGDAYCALAWGARLADLSDEATAAHVLRGADGDLSERENALAAWSRQVVRDPNAATEAHVERLRAAGLGDQEIFEATTLIAFRLAFSTVNDALGARPDPQLAEKAPRLVREAVTFGRQVQSHPAPAPRDSGVG
- a CDS encoding NUDIX hydrolase, coding for MDPEIPRDLPLFERTAVRLVVLDDTDRVLLFHTRDPDHPVLGTWWELPGGGLDPGETYLEAAVRELREEAGIVVAPAQVGAPTWRRRASFRHRQRRHLQDEVVVAVRLPGPGPDVDEADRLDYEVEDYFGFRWWPVAEVVADRPRCYPGRLPELLPAFLAGEEIDEPFELWS
- a CDS encoding GGDEF domain-containing protein, whose product is MPDPMTVASGISAIGALASAWQLRRRAVRAEAEIQLLQAELEAERHAASHDPLTGLPNRRAFFRLAATLLTDAAGKPLVAIVLDLDDFKQVNDRYGHAAGDQVLVSVAQRLAAFAGDNLVARLGGDEFAGLLVSPTVDRRWIEHATRRLCEALAAPIPLGARSIRVTASVGLAPVHGPTQLTDALCRADAAMYQAKTVGAARAARQLVAEC